In Caloranaerobacter sp. TR13, a genomic segment contains:
- the glsA gene encoding glutaminase A has translation MNELLNRIIEKNRDITSRGKVATYIPALSKANPKHLGICVADIQGNIYTAGEYSIKFTLQSISKTISLMLAIMDNGEEEVFKKVGMEPTGDAFNSIVKLEMINPSKPLNPMINAGAIAIASLIKGKDGDEKFQRLLNLFKKITGNDDLKVNQEVYLSEKRTGDRNRSMAYFMRDVGILEGDVEEILDVYFKQCSIEVDCVDIAKIGLFLANKGRVPHTSEKIVSEHIARIVKTFMVTCGMYNASGEFAIKVGIPAKSGVGGGIMAAVPHKMGIGVYGPALDEKGNSIGGYEVLKELSRELNLSIF, from the coding sequence TTGAATGAGTTACTAAATAGAATAATAGAAAAAAACAGAGATATAACTAGTAGAGGAAAGGTAGCCACATATATACCTGCATTAAGTAAAGCAAATCCAAAGCATTTAGGAATTTGTGTAGCTGATATACAAGGTAATATCTATACAGCAGGTGAATATAGTATTAAATTTACGCTACAGAGTATTTCGAAAACGATTTCCTTAATGTTGGCTATAATGGATAATGGAGAAGAAGAAGTGTTTAAAAAAGTAGGAATGGAACCTACAGGAGATGCATTTAATTCAATAGTAAAACTAGAAATGATAAATCCGTCAAAACCACTAAATCCAATGATTAATGCAGGAGCAATTGCAATAGCGTCTTTAATAAAAGGGAAAGATGGAGACGAAAAATTTCAAAGGCTACTTAATCTTTTTAAAAAAATAACTGGTAATGATGATTTAAAAGTTAACCAAGAAGTATATTTATCAGAGAAAAGAACAGGTGATAGAAATAGATCTATGGCGTACTTTATGAGAGATGTTGGAATACTAGAAGGGGATGTAGAGGAGATTCTTGACGTATATTTTAAACAGTGTTCAATAGAAGTAGATTGTGTTGATATAGCTAAGATAGGACTTTTTTTAGCTAATAAAGGGAGAGTGCCACATACATCTGAAAAGATAGTTTCTGAGCATATAGCTAGAATAGTTAAGACATTTATGGTTACCTGTGGAATGTATAATGCATCAGGCGAGTTTGCGATAAAAGTTGGAATACCAGCTAAAAGTGGCGTTGGTGGAGGAATTATGGCTGCAGTACCTCATAAAATGGGTATTGGTGTATATGGACCAGCATTAGATGAAAAAGGTAATTCTATAGGCGGGTACGAAGTATTAAAAGAATTGTCTAGAGAGTTAAATTTAAGTATTTTTTAA
- the rodA gene encoding rod shape-determining protein RodA: MLERKLWRKFDYILFITIVLLCIYGFIVIASATSKTKGSDIQLGINLLKQLIKNPFLKTQITSFVLGLIAIFILILFNYDTFGRLYLLIYGFCNLLLIAVLLFGTGEEAWGARSWLSIGGFSFQPSEIVKIGTIISVAKFIDNNKERLNEPFTLTKILIFSLTPVVLILMQPDFGTATVFIFFISIMLFIAGLDIKYILYATGSALLSFPILWFFLLKDYQKERIRVFIDPSRDAMGSGYQVIQSKIAIGSGKLLGRGLFHGVQTQYGFLPEKHTDFIFAVIGEELGLIGGLILLLLYFIMLYRLIVIAKNSKDLMGSLIVIGIASMITFHIIENIGMTMGLMPVTGIPLPFISYGGTFLLANLISIGLVLSIGMRRDKLNF; encoded by the coding sequence ATGTTAGAAAGAAAACTTTGGAGAAAATTTGATTATATATTATTTATAACAATAGTTTTATTATGTATATATGGTTTCATAGTAATTGCAAGCGCAACTTCTAAAACTAAAGGAAGTGATATACAATTAGGAATAAACTTATTAAAACAGCTTATTAAGAACCCCTTTCTTAAAACTCAAATCACTTCATTTGTTTTAGGTTTAATTGCTATATTTATTTTAATCTTATTTAATTATGATACATTTGGTAGATTATATCTTTTAATATATGGATTTTGTAATCTTTTACTAATAGCAGTTTTATTATTTGGAACTGGCGAAGAAGCTTGGGGTGCTAGAAGCTGGTTATCTATTGGAGGTTTTAGTTTCCAACCTTCAGAAATCGTAAAAATAGGTACTATAATCTCTGTAGCAAAATTTATAGATAATAATAAAGAAAGACTTAATGAACCTTTTACATTAACCAAAATACTCATATTTTCTTTAACCCCAGTTGTATTAATTCTTATGCAACCTGATTTTGGGACAGCCACTGTTTTTATATTTTTTATCTCAATAATGTTATTTATAGCAGGTCTAGATATTAAATATATTTTGTATGCTACTGGTTCTGCACTATTAAGCTTTCCTATTTTATGGTTTTTTTTACTAAAAGATTATCAAAAAGAACGTATTAGAGTTTTTATTGATCCTAGTCGTGATGCAATGGGGTCAGGTTATCAGGTTATACAATCAAAAATAGCAATTGGTTCTGGTAAATTACTTGGTAGAGGGCTCTTTCATGGAGTACAAACACAATATGGCTTTCTACCAGAAAAACATACTGATTTTATATTTGCTGTAATTGGTGAAGAATTAGGATTAATAGGAGGGCTTATTTTACTTTTACTTTACTTTATTATGTTATACAGACTTATAGTGATTGCAAAAAACTCAAAAGATCTTATGGGATCTTTGATAGTTATAGGTATAGCTTCAATGATTACTTTCCACATTATAGAAAACATAGGAATGACAATGGGTTTAATGCCTGTAACGGGTATACCTTTGCCTTTTATTAGTTATGGAGGTACTTTTCTATTAGCAAATTTAATAAGTATTGGACTAGTTCTTAGTATTGGAATGAGAAGGGATAAACTTAATTTTTAA
- a CDS encoding GerMN domain-containing protein, which yields MVRKISVFILVILIIFNLSACSQPEKNIDDNTKDVKEIKEEKDITLYFADDKLMNLVAEKIKVQIDQEPLEEVILNNLKQGPKNEKLRRTIAPHIQILGVDVVDSIAQVNISSSGLRGGSTEEAFLIASIVKSLTELDYIDKVQFLVDGKKVETLMGHIYVKEPFTRESVQNIIS from the coding sequence ATGGTAAGAAAGATATCAGTTTTTATACTGGTTATTTTAATCATATTTAATCTATCAGCTTGCAGTCAGCCTGAAAAGAATATAGATGATAATACTAAAGATGTTAAAGAAATAAAAGAAGAAAAAGATATAACATTATATTTTGCTGATGATAAGCTTATGAATTTAGTAGCAGAGAAAATAAAGGTACAAATAGATCAAGAACCATTAGAAGAAGTTATTTTAAATAATCTTAAACAAGGTCCTAAAAACGAAAAACTTAGAAGAACAATAGCTCCACATATACAGATATTAGGAGTAGATGTTGTTGATAGTATTGCACAAGTAAATATTTCGAGTAGTGGATTGCGTGGAGGTTCAACAGAGGAAGCATTTCTTATAGCATCTATTGTAAAGTCATTGACAGAATTAGATTACATAGATAAAGTTCAGTTTTTAGTAGATGGTAAGAAGGTAGAAACTTTGATGGGACATATTTATGTAAAAGAACCTTTTACGAGAGAATCAGTTCAAAATATTATAAGTTAA
- a CDS encoding aminotransferase class V-fold PLP-dependent enzyme codes for MFQSKTYTISNIRKYIVGLDKKVLLRSGKKVRYINFDNAASTPTIKPVQDKINEFLLWYSSIHRGTGYKSKISTEIYDKAHEIVLDFVNCDKEKNVSIFVKNTTEAINKLSYRLALSNEDIVITTLMEHHSNDLPWRNKAKTLHVNLLKDGRLDLDDLEIKLKTYKGKVKLVAVTGASNVTGYVNDIHYIASLSHRYGAMILVDAAQLIPHRKINMKGYKDDDYIDFLAFSAHKMYAPFGTGVLIGPRKIFKEGAPEYVGGGTIISVTKYNQLWADLPDKEEAGTPNVIGAVALIQAIKILEEIGMESIKEHEKILTTHLLDKLKSLPNIKIYSVYKQSEDMVGVVTFNVSNIPHNLLASLLSYEGGIGVRHGCFCAHPYIHYLLGLSQEEIAKLQKELLMGNFRNTPGLVRVSFGMYNNLEEIDSFIQKLEYIISNKNSIIKEYIYNKKINEYQPSILPGNMFNDFNL; via the coding sequence ATGTTTCAAAGCAAAACATACACTATATCAAACATTCGTAAATATATTGTAGGTTTAGATAAAAAGGTATTATTAAGAAGTGGTAAAAAGGTTAGATATATCAATTTTGACAATGCAGCAAGCACTCCAACCATTAAACCAGTTCAAGATAAAATAAATGAATTTCTACTATGGTATTCTAGTATTCATAGAGGAACTGGATATAAATCTAAAATATCAACTGAAATTTATGACAAGGCACATGAAATAGTTTTAGATTTTGTAAATTGTGATAAAGAAAAAAACGTATCTATTTTTGTTAAGAATACAACAGAAGCTATCAACAAGCTCTCATATAGATTAGCTCTCTCTAATGAAGATATAGTAATTACTACTCTAATGGAGCATCATTCAAATGATTTACCTTGGAGAAATAAAGCTAAAACGTTACATGTAAATCTACTTAAAGATGGCAGACTTGACTTAGACGATCTAGAGATAAAATTAAAAACTTATAAAGGTAAAGTAAAATTAGTTGCAGTTACAGGAGCTTCAAATGTAACAGGTTATGTAAATGATATTCATTATATAGCCTCACTCAGTCACAGATATGGAGCTATGATACTTGTAGATGCTGCTCAACTTATTCCTCACAGAAAAATCAATATGAAAGGATATAAAGATGATGATTATATTGATTTTCTAGCTTTTTCAGCTCATAAAATGTATGCACCATTTGGCACAGGAGTTTTAATTGGTCCTAGAAAAATATTTAAAGAAGGTGCTCCTGAATACGTAGGAGGAGGAACAATTATAAGCGTAACAAAATATAATCAACTTTGGGCAGATTTGCCTGATAAAGAAGAAGCAGGTACTCCTAATGTTATCGGTGCCGTTGCACTTATACAAGCAATTAAAATATTAGAAGAAATAGGAATGGAAAGCATAAAAGAACATGAAAAAATACTAACAACACATTTACTTGATAAACTTAAATCTCTTCCTAATATAAAAATTTACTCTGTTTATAAACAGTCTGAAGACATGGTTGGAGTAGTCACTTTTAATGTGTCAAATATCCCTCACAACCTGTTAGCTTCATTGCTGTCTTATGAAGGTGGGATAGGAGTTAGACATGGTTGTTTCTGTGCTCATCCATACATTCATTACCTACTAGGACTTAGTCAAGAGGAAATAGCAAAACTCCAAAAAGAATTGCTAATGGGTAATTTTAGAAATACTCCTGGATTAGTTAGAGTAAGTTTTGGTATGTATAATAATTTGGAAGAAATAGATAGTTTTATTCAAAAATTAGAATACATTATCAGTAATAAAAATAGTATTATAAAAGAGTATATATATAATAAAAAAATTAATGAATATCAGCCTAGTATTCTTCCAGGAAATATGTTTAATGACTTTAATTTGTAA
- a CDS encoding heavy metal translocating P-type ATPase, whose product MSKKIRKELILEGLDCANCAAKIEAKVNGLADVKTANLNFITKTLTIEITDENKIESVILETKDIVKKLEPHVIVKEKIIEKVSKKVLVLMGLMCASCSAKIESKVKEIKGVKNAYVDFAAGKLIIEANKKDLNRITKEAIEIIKKIEPEVDVIDESKNKEKHNGHTHEHEHGHSHSHGHSHGEGDNKKELKRLLTGAAIFSIAIIFKFTFWTEFILFFISYILIGGEILLRAGKNILRGQVFDENFLMAVATIGAFAIGEFPEGVAVMLFYQVGEFMQDLAVNRSRKSIAELMDIRPDYANLKVGEDIKKVSPDEVNIGDIIVVKPGEKVPLDGIVVEGKSMVDTSALTGESVPRDVNVGDEILGGFINKNGLLSIKVTKEFGESTVSKILDLVQNASSKKAPTENFITKFARYYTPVIVFSALALAIIPPLVIEGATFSEWIYRALVFLVISCPCALVVSIPLGFFGGIGGASKRGILVKGGNYLEALNNVDTVVFDKTGTLTKGVFKVTEIKVKNGISREQLLEFAAYAESYSNHPIAVSILNEYGKEINKDDIESYDEISGHGIKAVVKGKVVLAGNDKLMKKENIDYENVDAAGTIVHVVVDKKYAGYIIISDEVKEDSEKAIRELKAIGINKTVMLTGDNKKVADIVGKKLGLDKVYAELLPQHKVEMVEMLENERQTKGKLIFVGDGINDAPVLARADIGVAMGGLGSDAAIEAADVVLMTDEPSKLVTAIKIAKRTRKIVWQNIIFSLGVKGIVLVLGALGYATMWAAVFADVGVALIAVLNAMRVLNVNNI is encoded by the coding sequence ATGAGCAAAAAAATTCGAAAAGAACTGATATTAGAAGGATTAGATTGTGCAAATTGTGCAGCGAAAATAGAAGCAAAAGTAAATGGATTAGCTGATGTTAAGACAGCAAATCTGAATTTTATAACTAAGACACTAACAATTGAAATAACTGATGAAAATAAAATAGAATCAGTTATTTTAGAAACGAAGGATATTGTAAAAAAGCTTGAACCACATGTAATTGTTAAAGAAAAAATTATAGAAAAAGTATCAAAAAAGGTATTAGTCTTAATGGGTCTTATGTGTGCTAGTTGTTCAGCTAAAATTGAATCAAAGGTAAAAGAAATAAAGGGAGTAAAAAATGCTTATGTAGATTTTGCAGCTGGAAAATTAATTATCGAGGCTAATAAAAAAGATTTAAATAGAATAACAAAAGAAGCGATAGAAATAATAAAGAAAATAGAGCCAGAAGTAGATGTAATTGATGAAAGTAAAAATAAAGAAAAACATAATGGACACACTCATGAGCATGAACATGGACATAGTCATAGCCATGGCCATTCTCATGGAGAAGGAGATAATAAAAAAGAGCTTAAAAGATTATTAACAGGAGCAGCTATTTTTAGTATAGCTATAATTTTTAAATTTACGTTTTGGACTGAGTTTATTCTGTTCTTTATAAGTTATATATTAATAGGAGGAGAAATATTATTAAGAGCAGGCAAAAATATATTAAGAGGTCAAGTGTTTGATGAAAACTTTTTAATGGCTGTAGCAACAATAGGAGCTTTTGCAATAGGAGAGTTTCCAGAAGGTGTAGCAGTTATGTTATTCTACCAAGTTGGGGAATTTATGCAGGATTTAGCTGTTAATCGTTCTAGAAAATCTATTGCTGAACTTATGGACATTAGACCAGATTATGCAAATCTTAAAGTTGGAGAAGATATAAAGAAAGTATCACCAGATGAAGTTAATATTGGAGACATAATTGTAGTAAAGCCTGGTGAAAAAGTTCCACTAGATGGAATAGTTGTAGAAGGTAAATCTATGGTAGACACATCTGCATTAACAGGTGAATCTGTACCGAGAGATGTTAATGTTGGAGATGAAATATTAGGCGGTTTCATTAATAAGAATGGTCTTTTATCTATTAAAGTAACTAAGGAATTTGGAGAGTCTACTGTATCTAAGATACTTGATTTAGTACAAAATGCAAGTAGTAAAAAAGCTCCAACTGAGAACTTTATAACAAAATTTGCAAGATACTATACACCTGTAATAGTATTTAGTGCTTTAGCTTTAGCTATTATTCCTCCGCTTGTGATTGAAGGTGCTACATTTTCAGAATGGATCTATAGAGCGCTTGTATTTTTAGTAATATCATGTCCTTGTGCTTTAGTTGTATCTATACCATTAGGGTTCTTTGGAGGTATAGGAGGAGCATCTAAGAGAGGAATTCTTGTAAAGGGTGGAAACTATCTAGAAGCTTTAAATAATGTAGATACTGTAGTGTTTGATAAAACAGGTACTTTAACTAAAGGTGTATTTAAAGTTACTGAAATAAAGGTGAAAAATGGTATTTCTAGAGAGCAGTTATTAGAATTTGCTGCATATGCAGAAAGTTATTCTAATCATCCTATTGCAGTTTCGATTTTAAACGAATATGGAAAAGAAATAAATAAAGATGATATAGAGAGCTATGACGAAATTTCTGGACATGGGATTAAAGCAGTTGTAAAAGGTAAAGTTGTACTTGCAGGAAATGATAAGCTGATGAAGAAAGAGAACATTGACTATGAAAATGTTGATGCAGCTGGAACTATTGTTCATGTAGTAGTAGATAAAAAATATGCAGGTTATATCATTATTTCAGATGAAGTAAAAGAGGATTCTGAAAAAGCTATAAGAGAGTTAAAAGCTATTGGCATAAATAAAACTGTAATGCTTACTGGAGATAATAAAAAAGTAGCTGATATTGTAGGTAAGAAGCTAGGGTTAGATAAGGTTTATGCAGAGCTTTTACCTCAACATAAAGTAGAAATGGTTGAAATGCTGGAAAATGAAAGACAAACTAAAGGAAAGTTAATATTTGTTGGAGATGGTATAAATGATGCACCAGTTCTTGCTAGGGCTGATATAGGAGTAGCTATGGGAGGATTAGGTTCAGATGCAGCCATTGAAGCAGCAGATGTAGTGCTTATGACTGATGAACCATCAAAACTTGTTACTGCAATTAAGATTGCAAAAAGAACTAGAAAAATAGTATGGCAAAACATTATATTTTCATTAGGAGTGAAAGGAATAGTTCTAGTTTTAGGTGCATTAGGATATGCAACAATGTGGGCCGCAGTATTTGCAGATGTGGGTGTTGCTTTAATAGCAGTATTAAATGCAATGAGAGTTTTAAATGTAAATAATATTTAA
- a CDS encoding nucleoside kinase, with product MAEKIKVKLKGIGEFTFNKGIKIIDIIKLIKVDDEKKYLGAIVENEVRHLEYPLISDCSVELLDITHKDGLRIYSRTLSFIYIKACKDLFQDANITIEHSLSKGLYSEIHKENNLTLDEVKRIKTRMQEIISKDIKIKRELISTDRVIQIFTKQKMFDKINLIKNLNKEKMHLYSLEDYYDSFYGYLAPSTGYINSFDLIYYHPGLILMFPRKESNFKIPKFEQQNKLAKVFKEAETWGDILDIGYVSNLNERILNGTIENIVLISEALHEKKIAYIADKIAEDEDKRIILIAGPSSSGKTTFAQRLSIQLQTSGKKPISISLDDYFVNRENTPKDENGEYDFESIEAIDIEKFNEDLLKLIAGEEVHLPTYNFIKGVREYKGRILKIEKDQPIIIEGIHGLNDKLTLAIPKKNKFKIYVSALTQLNIDSHNRIPTTDLRLIRRIVRDSKYRGNDAERTLQLWDSVRRGEEKNIFPFQEEADVMFNSALVYELAVLKKYAIPLLEKVSKDVPYYAEAKRLLKFLSYFKDIDDESIIPNTSILREFIGGSCFRKE from the coding sequence ATGGCAGAAAAGATTAAAGTTAAATTAAAAGGTATAGGAGAATTTACTTTTAATAAAGGTATAAAGATTATTGATATAATAAAATTAATAAAAGTAGATGATGAGAAAAAATATTTAGGTGCTATAGTTGAAAATGAAGTTAGACACTTAGAATATCCTTTAATTAGTGATTGTAGTGTTGAGCTTTTGGATATTACTCATAAAGATGGATTGAGGATATACTCAAGAACTCTTTCTTTTATTTATATAAAAGCTTGTAAGGATTTGTTTCAAGATGCAAATATAACAATAGAACATTCATTGAGCAAAGGGTTATACAGTGAAATACATAAAGAGAATAATCTGACATTGGATGAAGTAAAAAGGATAAAAACTAGAATGCAAGAAATTATCAGTAAAGATATAAAAATAAAAAGAGAACTGATTAGTACTGACAGAGTGATACAAATTTTCACAAAGCAGAAAATGTTTGATAAGATAAATTTAATAAAAAACTTAAATAAAGAAAAAATGCATTTGTACAGTTTAGAAGATTATTATGACTCTTTTTATGGTTATTTAGCACCTTCAACTGGATATATCAACAGTTTTGATTTAATATATTATCATCCTGGATTAATATTAATGTTTCCAAGGAAAGAAAGTAATTTTAAAATCCCTAAGTTTGAGCAGCAGAATAAATTAGCCAAAGTTTTTAAAGAAGCAGAAACTTGGGGTGATATATTAGATATAGGATATGTTAGTAATTTGAATGAAAGAATATTAAATGGCACTATAGAGAATATAGTTTTAATATCTGAAGCATTACATGAGAAGAAAATTGCATATATAGCTGATAAGATAGCCGAAGATGAAGATAAAAGAATAATATTAATAGCTGGGCCATCTTCGTCTGGTAAAACTACTTTTGCGCAAAGATTATCAATTCAATTACAGACTAGTGGGAAAAAGCCTATTTCTATTTCATTGGACGATTATTTTGTCAATAGAGAGAATACTCCTAAAGATGAGAATGGAGAGTATGATTTTGAATCGATTGAAGCGATAGATATTGAAAAATTTAATGAAGATTTATTAAAACTTATTGCTGGTGAAGAAGTACATTTGCCAACATACAATTTTATTAAAGGAGTAAGAGAATATAAAGGTAGAATTTTAAAAATAGAAAAGGATCAACCAATAATAATAGAGGGTATTCATGGTCTTAATGATAAGTTGACTTTAGCTATACCTAAAAAGAATAAGTTTAAGATTTATGTAAGTGCATTGACTCAGCTTAATATTGATTCACATAATAGAATACCAACTACGGATTTAAGGCTTATAAGAAGAATTGTAAGAGATAGTAAATATAGAGGTAATGATGCAGAGAGAACTTTACAATTATGGGATTCTGTTAGAAGAGGAGAAGAAAAAAATATATTTCCATTTCAAGAAGAGGCAGATGTTATGTTTAATTCAGCTTTAGTATATGAATTAGCAGTACTAAAAAAGTATGCAATACCTTTATTGGAAAAGGTCAGCAAAGATGTACCATATTATGCGGAAGCTAAAAGACTATTAAAGTTTTTAAGTTATTTTAAAGATATAGATGATGAATCGATAATTCCAAATACTTCTATATTAAGGGAGTTCATTGGAGGCAGTTGTTTTAGAAAGGAATAG
- a CDS encoding NUDIX domain-containing protein translates to MKKYYEIKGHSGDIKIFLSEEAKNNLEDSIGSLVVLFYNGNLVMTYHPKRRGWEFPAGIREEGETVLECATRETYEETGAELSEIQSIGYYTVQRENEIFKYAIFIGEVEKFNPKPRWSETDLVKLFDRLPENISYDDDVYSIIINYIKHSKK, encoded by the coding sequence TTGAAAAAGTATTATGAAATTAAAGGACATAGTGGAGACATTAAAATCTTTTTATCAGAAGAAGCTAAAAATAATTTAGAAGATTCAATTGGATCTTTAGTAGTACTATTCTATAATGGAAATTTAGTTATGACTTATCATCCTAAGAGAAGAGGATGGGAATTTCCTGCTGGCATAAGAGAAGAAGGAGAAACAGTCTTAGAATGCGCCACTAGAGAAACCTATGAAGAAACAGGAGCTGAATTATCAGAAATACAATCTATTGGATATTATACAGTACAAAGAGAAAATGAGATATTTAAATATGCTATATTTATAGGAGAAGTTGAGAAGTTTAATCCTAAGCCAAGATGGAGTGAAACTGATTTGGTAAAATTGTTTGATAGATTGCCAGAAAACATATCTTATGACGATGATGTATATAGCATAATAATAAATTACATTAAACATAGCAAAAAATAG
- a CDS encoding spore photoproduct lyase family protein, producing MKVKESSRSLSISYMNSFSHIYVEKDVLNHHITLEILSKFPKSKVIEIKNYKDVFNRPKQNFIIQKKSPKLILAKKTGSYLYEGSPICEDFGETLFYYSSNIFNCIYDCEYCYLRGLYTSSNIVIFVNIEDYFEEIIKTTKGKRAYICISYDSDILAFENITGFVRKWIQFAKKNENLLIEIRTKSNNFKSIKELEIPENIIFAWTLSPQEIVDNFEHKTPSLMSRLSDIKLAISKGLKVRISLEPIMKIKGFESIYGKFIDKVFTEMPSDAIRDVNIGVFRMSEEHIKRLRRLDKYSKVFGYDFKKENGVISYFDEDYLRDFVRKRLINYIDKKKIY from the coding sequence ATGAAAGTAAAAGAGAGTTCAAGAAGCTTATCAATAAGCTATATGAATAGTTTTTCACATATTTATGTAGAAAAAGATGTTTTAAATCACCATATAACTTTAGAAATATTAAGTAAATTCCCGAAGAGTAAGGTAATAGAAATAAAAAACTACAAAGATGTTTTCAATAGACCAAAACAGAATTTTATAATTCAAAAAAAATCTCCTAAGTTGATATTGGCTAAAAAAACGGGTAGCTATTTGTATGAAGGTTCACCTATCTGTGAAGATTTTGGAGAAACTTTATTTTATTATTCTTCAAATATATTTAATTGTATTTATGATTGTGAATATTGCTATTTAAGAGGTTTATATACATCCTCTAATATTGTAATTTTTGTTAATATAGAAGATTATTTCGAAGAAATCATTAAAACAACTAAAGGTAAAAGAGCTTATATATGTATTTCATATGACTCAGACATATTAGCTTTTGAAAATATAACTGGTTTTGTGAGAAAATGGATTCAATTTGCAAAAAAGAACGAAAATCTACTTATAGAAATAAGAACTAAAAGTAACAATTTTAAAAGTATTAAAGAATTAGAAATACCAGAAAATATTATATTTGCTTGGACATTGTCGCCTCAAGAAATAGTTGATAATTTTGAACATAAGACACCTAGTCTTATGTCAAGACTAAGTGATATAAAATTAGCTATTTCAAAAGGGTTAAAAGTAAGGATATCTCTTGAACCTATCATGAAAATTAAAGGGTTTGAATCGATTTATGGTAAATTTATAGATAAAGTATTTACAGAAATGCCATCAGATGCTATAAGAGATGTTAATATTGGAGTATTCAGAATGAGTGAAGAGCATATAAAGAGACTAAGGAGGTTAGATAAATATTCTAAGGTGTTTGGTTATGATTTTAAAAAGGAAAATGGAGTTATAAGCTATTTTGATGAAGATTATTTAAGAGACTTTGTAAGAAAAAGATTGATTAATTATATTGATAAAAAGAAGATATATTAG
- a CDS encoding deoxyribonuclease IV, whose amino-acid sequence MFLGCHLTISKGYSNAVEIALSIGANTFQFFTRNPRGAKAKALDMDDIRNFEKMLAEYKFGPLVAHAPYILNLASHKEDTWNLAKRVIKEDLERLESIPCPYFTFHPGNHLGKGIDYGIERIAQGLNEIITGNENTMILLETMSGKGTEVGYTFEQIRDILDKVKYSELIGVCLDTCHIYSAGYDIVNELDNVLEEFDKIIGIDKLKAIHLNDSMKEFGSRKDRHEKIGKGTIGLEAILNVLNHPQLKDLPFILETPNELEGYRDEIKLLIVQSY is encoded by the coding sequence ATGTTTTTAGGATGTCATTTGACAATTTCTAAAGGTTATTCAAATGCTGTAGAAATAGCACTTAGCATAGGAGCTAATACTTTTCAGTTCTTTACAAGAAATCCTAGAGGTGCAAAAGCAAAAGCTTTGGATATGGATGATATAAGAAATTTTGAAAAAATGTTAGCTGAATATAAATTTGGTCCATTAGTGGCTCATGCTCCATATATACTTAATCTTGCTTCACATAAAGAAGATACTTGGAATTTAGCAAAAAGAGTGATTAAAGAGGATTTAGAAAGATTAGAAAGTATTCCTTGTCCATATTTTACATTTCATCCAGGCAATCATCTAGGCAAGGGTATAGACTATGGAATAGAAAGAATAGCTCAAGGACTTAATGAGATAATTACAGGCAATGAAAATACTATGATTTTATTGGAGACAATGTCTGGAAAGGGAACAGAGGTAGGATATACATTTGAGCAAATAAGGGATATACTTGATAAAGTGAAATACTCTGAACTGATAGGAGTTTGTCTAGATACCTGCCACATATATTCAGCAGGGTATGATATAGTTAATGAACTGGATAATGTTTTAGAAGAGTTTGATAAAATTATAGGTATTGATAAACTAAAAGCTATACATCTAAATGATAGCATGAAAGAGTTTGGCAGTAGGAAAGACAGACATGAAAAAATAGGAAAAGGAACTATAGGGCTTGAAGCTATTTTAAACGTATTAAATCATCCTCAGCTAAAAGATTTACCATTTATTTTAGAAACTCCTAATGAGCTTGAGGGATATAGAGATGAGATAAAGTTATTGATAGTTCAAAGCTATTAG